One genomic segment of Gottschalkia acidurici 9a includes these proteins:
- the glgD gene encoding glucose-1-phosphate adenylyltransferase subunit GlgD, with protein sequence MYDVLSIINNTKEEKRLNDIIKGRSLATIPFGGRYRLVDFHLSNMVNSGIQNVGILVRKNYRSLLGHVRSPKEWDLDRKKDGIFILPPDNENQEWVNLKGDLEVLQGNMDYLIRSKQQYVLITGANIICNIDYSKAVEFHRENNNDITVIYKKLDGDINDISSYTQIKIDKDEKIMDMEVNTNKISGGNVSLEMYIMSKDLLIDIVYGCTGRGEHDLVKDGIVKNLNKLKVYGYRFDGYSANINSIQSYYHHSMELLDVGIWKELFYKSGLIYTKMKDLAPAKYGKYSNVHNTVVANGCVIDGEVSNSIMFREVKIEKGGSIKNSIIMQGCKIEEGVVLENVIVDKDCYISKNQKIIGCLNYPIVVGKKTTI encoded by the coding sequence GTGTATGATGTTCTAAGTATTATAAATAACACAAAAGAAGAAAAAAGACTAAATGATATTATAAAAGGAAGATCACTAGCAACAATACCATTTGGGGGAAGATACAGATTAGTGGATTTTCACTTATCAAATATGGTTAATTCAGGAATACAAAATGTGGGTATATTAGTCAGAAAGAACTATAGATCACTATTAGGACATGTTCGCTCACCTAAAGAGTGGGACTTAGATAGAAAAAAAGATGGAATTTTTATACTTCCACCAGATAATGAAAATCAAGAATGGGTTAATCTAAAAGGAGATTTAGAGGTATTACAAGGAAATATGGATTATTTAATAAGAAGTAAACAGCAATACGTTCTTATAACGGGAGCTAATATAATATGCAATATAGACTATAGTAAAGCTGTAGAATTTCATAGAGAAAATAACAATGATATAACAGTTATATATAAGAAATTAGATGGAGACATAAATGATATATCTAGTTATACTCAAATTAAAATAGATAAAGATGAAAAGATAATGGATATGGAAGTAAACACTAATAAGATAAGTGGAGGAAATGTCTCATTAGAAATGTATATAATGAGCAAAGATTTGCTTATAGACATAGTATATGGATGCACAGGAAGAGGAGAGCATGATTTAGTTAAAGACGGTATAGTAAAGAATCTAAATAAATTAAAAGTTTATGGATATAGATTTGATGGATACTCCGCTAATATTAACTCAATACAAAGTTACTATCATCACAGCATGGAATTATTAGATGTTGGGATATGGAAAGAGCTTTTCTATAAGTCTGGATTAATATATACAAAGATGAAGGACTTAGCGCCAGCTAAATATGGAAAGTACTCCAATGTACATAATACTGTAGTGGCAAATGGATGTGTAATAGATGGAGAGGTGTCTAACAGTATAATGTTTAGAGAAGTAAAAATAGAAAAGGGTGGATCAATTAAGAACAGTATAATAATGCAAGGATGCAAAATAGAAGAAGGTGTTGTTTTAGAGAATGTAATAGTAGATAAAGATTGTTATATAAGTAAAAATCAAAAAATCATTGGATGCTTAAATTATCCAATAGTGGTAGGAAAGAAAACTACAATATAA
- the glgA gene encoding glycogen synthase GlgA, whose product MKVLIVASESVPFIKTGGLADVIGSLPKALKDKNIDVRVMLPLYKDIIFKYGEKLKYKTNKNVQLSWRSQYCGIFEMEYDGVIFYFIDNEYYFKRDGVYGYYDDAERFAFYSKAVLDVLPILDFKPDILHCHDWHTGLVSVFLKTHYMHNDFYKNMKTLFTIHNLHYQGVFSKDILRDILDLGEENFTIETLEYSGAVNCMKGGIVFSDLISTVSKTYAKEITYPYFGEGLDGILRKREGDLRGIVNGIDEKLYDPQNDPYIYHNYNLETIENKVKNKLKLQEELSLNLNENTPIISIVSRLVDIKGMDLVIHVIEEIMNTLDVQIVILGTGDKVYEDTFKYMEYKYSGRISANIMFNNELANKVYASSDMLLMPSRLEPCGLSQLIALRYGTIPIVRETGGLNDTVKFFNKATGEGNGFTFKNFNAHDMLFTIKKAIDTYRNEDMWNKIISNAMKEDYSWDNSALEYIELYNKLAVK is encoded by the coding sequence TTGAAAGTTCTAATCGTTGCATCAGAATCCGTCCCCTTTATTAAGACAGGAGGGCTAGCAGATGTTATTGGATCACTACCTAAAGCACTTAAAGATAAGAATATAGATGTTAGGGTAATGCTACCTTTGTATAAGGATATAATTTTTAAATATGGGGAAAAATTAAAATACAAAACTAATAAAAATGTACAACTTTCATGGAGAAGTCAATATTGTGGAATATTTGAGATGGAATATGATGGTGTTATATTCTACTTTATAGATAATGAATACTATTTCAAAAGAGATGGTGTATATGGATATTATGATGATGCTGAAAGGTTTGCATTCTATAGCAAGGCAGTTTTAGATGTATTACCTATATTAGACTTTAAACCAGATATATTACACTGTCATGATTGGCATACTGGGCTTGTAAGTGTGTTCTTAAAAACTCATTATATGCATAATGACTTTTATAAAAATATGAAAACACTTTTTACTATACACAACTTACACTATCAAGGAGTGTTTTCAAAAGATATACTAAGGGATATTTTAGACTTGGGAGAAGAGAACTTTACAATAGAAACACTAGAATATAGTGGAGCAGTTAACTGTATGAAAGGCGGAATAGTATTTTCTGACTTAATAAGTACTGTTAGTAAAACTTATGCTAAAGAAATAACTTACCCTTACTTTGGAGAAGGACTAGATGGAATACTAAGAAAGCGTGAAGGAGACTTAAGGGGAATAGTTAATGGTATAGACGAGAAGCTATACGATCCTCAGAATGATCCATATATCTACCATAATTATAATCTTGAAACAATAGAGAATAAAGTCAAAAACAAGTTGAAACTTCAAGAGGAACTATCTCTTAATTTAAATGAAAACACACCGATTATTAGCATAGTGTCTAGACTAGTTGACATAAAGGGAATGGATTTAGTCATACATGTTATAGAGGAGATAATGAATACACTAGATGTACAGATAGTTATATTAGGGACAGGGGATAAAGTCTATGAAGATACTTTTAAATATATGGAGTATAAATATAGTGGCAGGATATCAGCAAACATAATGTTTAATAATGAACTTGCAAATAAGGTATATGCATCATCTGACATGCTTTTGATGCCTTCAAGACTTGAACCTTGTGGGCTAAGTCAACTTATAGCCTTAAGATATGGGACTATACCTATTGTAAGAGAAACAGGTGGACTTAATGATACAGTAAAGTTTTTTAATAAAGCTACAGGAGAAGGGAACGGTTTTACGTTTAAAAACTTTAATGCTCATGATATGTTATTTACTATAAAGAAAGCTATAGATACTTATAGAAACGAAGATATGTGGAATAAGATAATAAGTAATGCTATGAAAGAGGATTATAGTTGGGATAATTCAGCACTTGAATATATAGAGCTATACAACAAATTAGCTGTAAAATAA
- a CDS encoding glycogen/starch/alpha-glucan phosphorylase — protein sequence MLRSKEKFKEIFVDRIETIYGISLEESSDLEQYTALSSMIKDYIHRNWVQTHKRYNDAKAKQVYYLSIEFLPGKQLGTNLLNLGLTDICKEALSDLNISLEELESIENDPGIGNGGLGRLGSCFLESMASSNLPGHGCTIRYEHGLFRQKIIGEDQVEVIDDWIENGNVWEVRKPNRAVEVKFGGNVKMDNVDGRTVFIHENYDTVLAVPHDMPVIGYNNNTVNTLRLFSAEVKEEVDYTLLSGDETRKSLEYEVAVKKISESLYPNDESHEGKVLRLKQQYFLVSAGLQTIIKRYRRKGGAIRNFYKDIAIHINDTHPSLAIPELMRIFLDEYKLGWDEAWGIVTKTISYTNHTIMPEALEKWSIDMFKGLLPRIYMIVEEINRRFNLELERKYGQDENKKREMSILYHGQVHMANLAIIGSHSVNGVAKVHTEILKNQVMKNFYEFYPEKFNNKTNGITHRTWLLKANPSLSKLITSAIGDTWITKPSHLTDLLRFKEDNSFKEQVMKSKKENKELLQKIIEDKHGISIDTNSIIDVQVKRIHEYKRQLLNVLHILDLYYRLKDNPKLDIYPRTFIFGGKAAPGYFMAKRVINLINSVGKIVNNDKSLNDKIKVIYLEGYRASLAERIFPATDVSEQISTASKEASGTGNMKFMLNGALTIGTLDGANIEIRNAVGDENFFKFGLTVQEVLKYYADGGYNSREIYDRNFRIKRILNSLVDGSIFGTKDRFRCIYDSLLYHNDQYFVLKDFEEYVRTQNKVEQKFKDKNSWAESCIVNIANAGIFSSDRTIKEYAEEIWNIEEVLK from the coding sequence ATGTTAAGAAGTAAAGAGAAGTTTAAAGAAATATTCGTAGATAGGATAGAAACAATATATGGAATATCTTTAGAGGAGTCGTCAGATTTAGAACAATACACTGCACTATCAAGCATGATAAAAGACTATATTCACAGAAACTGGGTTCAAACACATAAGAGATATAATGATGCTAAAGCTAAGCAAGTATATTATCTTTCTATAGAGTTTTTGCCAGGAAAACAGCTAGGAACTAATCTACTAAATTTAGGGCTTACAGATATATGTAAAGAAGCATTATCAGACTTAAATATAAGCTTAGAAGAGCTTGAAAGTATAGAAAATGATCCTGGTATAGGGAATGGTGGACTTGGAAGACTTGGATCTTGTTTCCTAGAGTCAATGGCATCATCTAATCTACCAGGACATGGATGTACTATTAGATATGAGCATGGTCTTTTTAGACAAAAGATAATTGGAGAAGATCAAGTTGAAGTAATAGACGATTGGATTGAGAATGGCAATGTATGGGAAGTAAGAAAACCTAACAGAGCTGTAGAAGTGAAATTTGGTGGAAATGTAAAAATGGATAATGTGGATGGAAGAACGGTATTTATACATGAAAATTATGATACTGTTTTAGCAGTGCCTCATGATATGCCAGTTATAGGATACAACAACAATACTGTAAATACACTAAGGTTATTTAGTGCAGAAGTAAAAGAAGAAGTAGACTATACACTTTTAAGCGGAGATGAAACAAGAAAGTCACTAGAATATGAAGTAGCAGTAAAGAAAATATCAGAGTCTCTATATCCTAATGATGAAAGTCACGAGGGGAAAGTTCTTAGACTTAAACAACAGTATTTTTTAGTATCTGCAGGACTACAAACTATAATTAAAAGATATAGAAGAAAAGGTGGAGCAATAAGAAATTTCTATAAAGATATAGCAATTCATATAAATGATACACATCCATCTTTAGCTATTCCAGAACTTATGAGAATATTCCTGGATGAATACAAATTAGGTTGGGATGAAGCTTGGGGAATTGTGACTAAAACTATATCTTATACTAATCACACTATAATGCCAGAAGCGTTAGAAAAGTGGAGTATAGATATGTTCAAAGGATTACTTCCTAGAATATATATGATAGTAGAAGAAATAAATAGAAGATTTAACTTAGAACTTGAAAGAAAGTATGGGCAAGATGAAAACAAGAAAAGAGAAATGTCAATATTGTATCATGGGCAAGTACATATGGCTAATCTTGCAATAATCGGCAGTCATAGCGTAAATGGGGTTGCTAAGGTTCATACAGAGATACTAAAAAATCAAGTTATGAAGAATTTCTATGAGTTTTATCCTGAAAAGTTCAATAATAAAACAAACGGAATAACACATAGAACTTGGCTGTTAAAAGCTAATCCAAGTTTATCTAAATTAATTACAAGTGCAATAGGGGATACTTGGATAACTAAACCATCTCACCTTACGGATCTTTTAAGGTTTAAAGAAGATAACTCTTTTAAAGAACAAGTAATGAAGAGTAAAAAAGAAAATAAAGAGTTATTACAAAAGATAATAGAAGATAAGCATGGAATAAGTATAGATACTAATTCTATAATCGATGTTCAAGTAAAGCGAATACATGAATATAAGAGACAGCTATTAAATGTACTTCACATACTAGATCTTTACTATAGATTAAAAGATAATCCTAAGTTAGATATATATCCTCGTACATTTATATTTGGAGGTAAAGCTGCACCTGGTTACTTTATGGCTAAGAGAGTTATAAACCTTATAAATTCAGTAGGTAAGATAGTAAATAATGATAAAAGCTTAAATGATAAAATAAAAGTTATATATTTAGAGGGATATAGAGCATCTCTTGCTGAGAGAATATTTCCAGCCACTGATGTTAGTGAACAAATATCTACAGCCAGTAAAGAAGCATCAGGTACTGGAAATATGAAGTTTATGCTAAATGGTGCACTTACTATAGGAACGTTAGATGGAGCTAATATTGAAATAAGAAATGCAGTAGGAGATGAAAATTTCTTCAAATTTGGTTTAACTGTACAAGAGGTTCTGAAGTATTATGCAGATGGAGGATATAACTCTAGAGAGATATATGATAGAAACTTTAGAATAAAGAGAATATTAAACAGCTTAGTAGACGGAAGTATATTTGGAACGAAAGACAGATTTAGATGTATATATGATTCACTACTATATCATAATGACCAATACTTTGTGCTTAAGGACTTTGAAGAGTATGTAAGAACTCAGAATAAAGTAGAACAAAAATTTAAGGATAAAAACAGTTGGGCGGAATCTTGTATAGTCAATATAGCTAATGCAGGTATATTCTCTAGTGATAGAACTATTAAAGAATATGCTGAAGAGATTTGGAATATAGAAGAGGTACTAAAATAA
- a CDS encoding glycoside hydrolase family 13 protein, giving the protein MLDIFHNSHDLFYRSPFGAVECGSSINIKIKINKTYNIEELNLNISNDGGDKTEVGMKLETTEGGFNIYACDINIREITGLLWYYFSIKRDGNTYYYGNNKNSLGGIGAIYSSIPPSYQITVYKKQNSTPNWFKDGVIYQIFPDRFYNGNEDGKLLKPSRDMIVRSDWNDTPSYIRDNEGRVTYFDYFGGNLLGIIKKLDYLKELGVNIIYLNPIFDAASNHKYDTGDYKKIDQMFGDEETFIELCKTAEEKGISIILDGVFSHTGSDSIYFNKENRYNSLGAYQSKESEYYSWYRFEEYPNKYESWWGVDVLPNVNELDIGYQNYIINNDDSVLNKWMNCGIKGWRLDVADELPAEFIKNFKGKLREINDESILIGEVWEDASNKISYGERREYLLGDELDSVMNYPFRDIFINFIMGNIDSYDVHSKIMSIYENYPIHHFYSMMNLVGTHDSPRILTILGESPNEHDISQEEKERFKLNTENRKLAISRLKLITLVQMTFPGVPSIYYGDEAGVEGYTDPLNRRTYPWGNEDKEILDWYKRITSLRNNNDIFKTGSFKSLNLNKDVYGYIREIKNSTDTFEQKKEDNLSIILINRSKEEVEVNIDVRDYKIENMNSILDDKNIRTISENICVNVPPLESIILLKV; this is encoded by the coding sequence ATGTTAGACATATTTCATAATTCTCACGACTTATTCTACAGAAGTCCATTTGGAGCGGTGGAATGTGGAAGTAGTATAAATATAAAAATAAAGATAAATAAAACATACAATATAGAAGAATTAAACTTGAATATATCAAATGATGGTGGAGACAAAACTGAAGTAGGTATGAAGTTAGAAACTACTGAAGGCGGCTTTAATATATACGCATGTGATATAAATATAAGAGAGATAACAGGATTACTGTGGTATTACTTTTCCATAAAAAGAGACGGAAACACTTATTATTATGGAAACAATAAAAACTCATTAGGGGGAATAGGAGCAATATACAGCTCTATTCCTCCTTCTTATCAAATAACAGTATATAAAAAACAAAATAGTACACCTAACTGGTTTAAAGATGGGGTAATATATCAAATATTTCCGGACAGATTCTATAACGGAAATGAGGACGGAAAACTATTGAAACCATCTAGAGATATGATAGTACGTTCAGACTGGAACGATACTCCATCGTATATTAGAGATAATGAAGGCAGGGTAACATATTTTGACTACTTTGGAGGCAATTTATTAGGGATAATAAAAAAGTTGGATTACTTAAAAGAGCTAGGTGTAAACATAATTTATTTAAATCCTATATTTGATGCAGCTAGTAATCATAAATACGACACAGGGGACTATAAAAAAATTGATCAGATGTTTGGAGATGAAGAAACATTTATTGAACTTTGTAAAACGGCAGAAGAAAAAGGAATAAGTATAATACTAGACGGTGTATTTAGCCATACAGGTAGTGACAGTATCTATTTTAATAAAGAAAACAGATATAATTCACTAGGCGCTTACCAATCTAAAGAATCGGAATATTATAGTTGGTACAGATTCGAGGAATATCCTAACAAGTATGAATCTTGGTGGGGAGTAGATGTACTTCCAAATGTAAATGAATTAGATATAGGATACCAGAATTATATAATAAACAATGATGACAGTGTTTTAAATAAGTGGATGAATTGTGGAATTAAAGGGTGGAGGCTAGATGTAGCAGATGAACTTCCAGCAGAATTCATAAAGAATTTTAAAGGAAAGCTAAGGGAGATAAATGATGAATCTATTTTAATAGGAGAGGTCTGGGAAGATGCATCAAATAAAATCAGTTATGGAGAAAGACGGGAATATCTACTTGGTGATGAACTAGATTCTGTTATGAATTATCCATTTAGAGACATATTTATTAACTTTATAATGGGTAATATAGACTCATATGATGTTCACTCTAAAATAATGAGTATTTATGAAAACTATCCGATTCACCACTTCTATTCTATGATGAATTTAGTAGGAACTCATGACTCACCTCGCATATTAACTATATTAGGAGAATCACCTAATGAACATGATATTTCACAAGAAGAAAAGGAACGATTTAAATTAAACACGGAAAATAGAAAGTTAGCCATATCGAGACTAAAGTTAATAACATTAGTTCAGATGACATTTCCAGGAGTTCCGTCAATATATTATGGAGATGAAGCTGGGGTAGAAGGTTACACAGATCCATTAAATAGAAGAACTTATCCATGGGGAAATGAGGATAAAGAGATATTAGATTGGTATAAGAGAATAACATCCCTTAGAAACAATAACGATATATTTAAAACTGGAAGTTTTAAATCGTTAAATCTGAACAAAGATGTGTATGGATATATAAGAGAGATAAAAAACTCTACAGATACCTTTGAACAGAAAAAAGAAGATAATCTAAGCATAATACTTATAAATAGAAGTAAAGAAGAAGTAGAAGTAAATATAGATGTAAGGGATTATAAGATAGAAAATATGAATAGTATTCTAGACGATAAAAATATAAGAACTATATCTGAAAATATATGTGTGAATGTTCCGCCTCTAGAAAGTATTATTCTACTCAAAGTATAA
- a CDS encoding DUF3888 domain-containing protein — translation MINKSSKVLLITLCIVIVFSSFSFSSSSLSDESKENLYKDFLLTFLSSYIADSITEYYGYSKSFDLWDAKVLSLERLEQGLYYFKIIVQVKTFQGAHNPPYGIETVTIQQDVHGIKVIDFIHEDFKDDKS, via the coding sequence ATGATCAACAAATCCAGTAAAGTTCTCTTAATAACCCTTTGTATAGTCATTGTTTTTAGTTCCTTTAGCTTTAGCTCTAGCAGTCTTAGTGATGAATCTAAAGAGAATCTTTATAAAGACTTCCTACTAACTTTTCTTTCATCATATATAGCGGACTCTATTACTGAATACTATGGATATAGCAAGAGTTTTGACTTATGGGATGCAAAAGTCTTGTCTTTAGAAAGATTAGAACAAGGGTTATATTACTTTAAAATAATAGTTCAAGTTAAAACTTTTCAAGGGGCTCACAATCCTCCATATGGAATAGAAACAGTTACTATACAACAAGATGTTCATGGTATAAAGGTAATTGACTTTATACATGAAGATTTTAAAGATGATAAGAGTTAG
- a CDS encoding D-glycero-alpha-D-manno-heptose-1,7-bisphosphate 7-phosphatase yields MTRAIFLDRDGVINDNTKHVNKPEDLIIYEEAKKGMKKLYDKGYELFIVTNQGGIEMGHLIESDLDKIHAKLEKELEDYCKIREIKYCPDFNKKSYCRKPNPGMLLELKDKYKIDMKNSWMVGDLQTDIDAGINAGCNTAKIGKKSPNADIVGQNLDEVAEKIINLI; encoded by the coding sequence ATGACAAGAGCTATCTTTTTAGATAGGGATGGCGTTATAAACGATAATACTAAGCATGTGAATAAACCGGAAGATCTTATTATATATGAGGAAGCCAAAAAAGGTATGAAAAAGCTTTATGATAAAGGCTATGAATTATTTATAGTCACAAATCAAGGTGGAATAGAAATGGGGCACTTAATAGAAAGTGATCTAGATAAGATACATGCAAAGTTGGAAAAAGAGCTAGAGGACTACTGCAAGATAAGAGAGATAAAGTATTGTCCAGACTTCAACAAAAAATCATATTGTAGAAAGCCGAATCCAGGTATGCTTTTGGAATTAAAAGATAAGTATAAGATCGATATGAAAAATAGTTGGATGGTAGGAGACTTACAAACTGATATCGATGCAGGAATAAATGCAGGATGTAATACAGCTAAAATTGGAAAAAAGAGTCCAAATGCAGATATAGTAGGACAAAATTTAGACGAAGTAGCTGAAAAGATAATAAATCTAATTTAA
- a CDS encoding NAD(P)/FAD-dependent oxidoreductase: MSMYDAIIVGAGPSGIFTAYELIKNNKDLKVLMIEKGRSIEKRICPKRKLGRCVECKPCSITTGFAGAGAYSDGKLSLSPDVGGTLPDILGYDKAQDLINEADKIYLSFEADSNVYGLDNQERINAIKKKAIEASLKLIDCPVRHLGTEEGYRIYSELQKHLLNQGVEILFDTMVEELIIENGEIKGVVAKRGKEETKTYNSDKVVVAIGREGAGWFREVCKSNKINVKVGTVDIGVRVEVRDEIMKEINETLYESKLVYYTPTFDDKVRVFCSNPSGEVATEYYDDGLAVVNGHAYKSDDMKTNNTNFALLVSKEFTEPFEEPIEYGKHIAKLGNMLSGGKILVQRYGDFKRGRRTTEERLRRNNIHHTLKDSVPGDLSLVLPYRIMKDLEEMIEALDKVVPGMASDETLMYGVEVKFYSSKVVVDDKFETEIKGLYAVGDGAGITRGLQQASANGLQVARNILGK, translated from the coding sequence ATGTCAATGTATGATGCAATAATAGTAGGAGCTGGTCCATCAGGTATATTCACAGCTTATGAACTAATTAAGAATAATAAAGACTTAAAAGTCTTAATGATAGAAAAAGGAAGAAGTATAGAAAAAAGAATTTGTCCTAAAAGAAAATTAGGCAGATGTGTAGAATGTAAACCATGCTCTATTACTACAGGTTTTGCAGGTGCAGGAGCATACTCAGATGGTAAATTATCACTTTCACCAGACGTTGGAGGTACGTTACCGGATATATTAGGATATGATAAAGCTCAAGATTTAATAAATGAAGCAGATAAAATCTATCTAAGCTTTGAAGCTGACTCAAACGTATATGGGTTAGATAATCAAGAAAGAATAAATGCTATAAAAAAGAAAGCTATAGAAGCAAGCTTAAAATTGATAGATTGTCCAGTTCGTCACTTAGGAACGGAAGAAGGATATAGAATATACTCAGAACTACAAAAACATTTATTAAACCAAGGAGTAGAGATATTATTCGATACAATGGTAGAAGAATTAATAATCGAAAATGGTGAAATTAAAGGTGTTGTAGCTAAAAGAGGTAAGGAAGAAACAAAAACTTATAATTCTGATAAAGTAGTTGTAGCTATAGGTAGAGAAGGTGCGGGTTGGTTTAGAGAAGTATGTAAATCAAATAAAATCAACGTAAAAGTTGGTACAGTAGATATAGGTGTTAGAGTAGAAGTAAGAGATGAAATAATGAAGGAAATAAACGAAACACTTTATGAAAGTAAACTAGTTTACTATACTCCTACTTTTGATGATAAAGTTAGAGTTTTCTGCTCAAATCCTTCAGGAGAAGTTGCTACAGAGTATTATGATGACGGACTAGCAGTAGTAAATGGACATGCATATAAATCTGACGATATGAAAACTAATAATACAAACTTTGCACTATTAGTTTCAAAAGAATTTACTGAGCCTTTCGAAGAGCCAATAGAATACGGAAAGCATATAGCTAAACTTGGAAACATGCTTTCAGGTGGAAAAATATTAGTTCAAAGATATGGAGACTTTAAAAGAGGAAGAAGAACAACAGAAGAGAGACTTAGAAGAAACAATATACATCACACTTTAAAAGATTCAGTACCAGGAGATCTTTCATTAGTTTTACCATATAGAATAATGAAAGATTTAGAGGAAATGATAGAGGCACTAGATAAAGTAGTGCCAGGAATGGCAAGTGATGAGACATTAATGTATGGTGTAGAAGTTAAATTCTATTCTAGTAAAGTAGTAGTAGATGATAAATTTGAAACAGAAATAAAAGGATTATATGCTGTAGGAGATGGAGCTGGAATTACAAGAGGACTTCAACAAGCCTCAGCTAACGGACTACAAGTTGCAAGAAATATATTAGGAAAATAA
- a CDS encoding S1C family serine protease yields the protein MKIKSKVNKLYKEYVKGNSNNILLVVCISGFIFGFFLGYLLVESDNMEQLQALEASSEKDVKQDPIVKIAKEASPSIVVVKNKAYIQKQGQKILTDRGIGSGVVYKKDGYIITNQHVVRGASAISIVLDNGEEYEGRIIGEDAKTDLAVIKIDKNDLKRGNFGNSDDLKVGERAIAIGSPIGQEFSGSVTSGIISATNRSINIGNRKVNLIQTDAAINPGNSGGALINENGEIVGINSLKIASSQIEGMAFAIPINTVTPIVDELIVNGYIKRPWLGLGLKNSKSPEGVYIGGISKNGPADKSNLAVGDIIVKINTNRVRSTVELSSIIEKYDPNDKIKVTVKREQKEMQIDLILGETSK from the coding sequence ATGAAAATAAAAAGTAAGGTAAATAAATTATACAAAGAGTACGTAAAAGGAAATAGCAATAACATACTACTAGTGGTATGTATATCAGGATTTATATTTGGTTTTTTTCTAGGATATTTACTAGTTGAAAGCGACAATATGGAACAATTACAAGCTCTAGAAGCTTCAAGTGAAAAAGATGTTAAGCAGGATCCTATAGTTAAAATAGCAAAGGAAGCATCTCCATCAATAGTAGTAGTAAAAAATAAGGCTTATATTCAGAAACAAGGTCAAAAAATATTAACAGATAGAGGAATTGGATCTGGAGTAGTTTATAAAAAAGATGGATATATAATAACAAATCAACATGTTGTAAGGGGAGCTTCAGCAATATCTATAGTTCTAGATAACGGAGAAGAATATGAAGGACGTATTATAGGAGAAGATGCTAAAACGGATCTAGCAGTTATAAAAATAGATAAAAATGACCTTAAAAGAGGTAACTTTGGTAATTCTGATGACTTAAAAGTAGGAGAAAGAGCCATAGCCATAGGAAGTCCTATTGGCCAAGAGTTTTCTGGCTCTGTAACATCAGGAATAATAAGTGCCACTAATAGAAGTATAAATATAGGTAATAGGAAAGTAAACTTAATACAAACTGATGCAGCTATAAATCCTGGTAATAGTGGTGGAGCACTCATCAATGAAAATGGAGAAATCGTAGGTATAAATAGTTTAAAAATAGCATCATCACAGATTGAAGGGATGGCATTTGCCATACCTATAAATACCGTAACACCAATAGTAGATGAACTTATAGTGAACGGCTATATAAAAAGACCATGGCTAGGACTAGGACTTAAAAACTCCAAAAGTCCAGAAGGAGTATACATAGGAGGTATATCTAAAAATGGACCAGCAGACAAAAGTAATTTAGCCGTGGGCGATATAATAGTAAAAATAAATACTAATAGAGTTAGAAGTACAGTAGAACTATCTTCTATTATAGAAAAATACGATCCTAACGATAAAATAAAAGTTACTGTTAAAAGAGAGCAAAAAGAAATGCAAATTGATCTTATCCTCGGGGAGACATCTAAATGA